One stretch of Pseudomonas azotoformans DNA includes these proteins:
- a CDS encoding NAD(P)-dependent oxidoreductase, with protein sequence MIQTLTHLPHPVEDGPTLASHFTDLAPPLNARQAQLEASRCLYCYDAPCVNACPSEIDIPSFIRNIHTENVQGAAQKILSANILGGSCARVCPTEILCQQACVRNSAEECAPVLIGLLQRYAIDNAHFSEHPFQRAAPTGKRIAVVGAGPAGLACAHRSALHGHDVVIFEAREKAGGLNEYGIAKYKLVDDFAQKELDFLLQIGGIEIRHGQRLGDNLTLSELHQQFDAVFLGLGLAASKQLGLANEDAPGLLAATDYIRELRQADDLTQLPLADRCIVLGAGNTAIDMAVQMARLGARDVNLVYRRGLADMGATHHEQAIAKANQVRLLTWAQPEAVLLDDLGHVRGMRFLRTRMENGRLHPTGETFELAADAIFKAIGQGFDNEALHDPLAEQLHRVGERIFVDEQLRTSIPGVYAGGDCVSLGQDLTVQAVQHGKLAAEAMHAQLMLTVEAA encoded by the coding sequence GTGATCCAGACCCTGACCCACCTTCCCCATCCCGTTGAGGATGGACCGACACTCGCCAGTCATTTCACCGACCTGGCGCCGCCGCTCAACGCTCGCCAGGCCCAACTGGAAGCCTCGCGCTGCCTGTATTGCTACGACGCGCCTTGCGTGAATGCGTGCCCCAGCGAAATCGATATCCCGTCGTTCATCCGCAATATCCACACCGAAAACGTGCAAGGCGCGGCGCAGAAGATTCTCTCGGCCAACATCCTCGGCGGCAGCTGCGCGCGAGTGTGCCCCACCGAGATCCTGTGCCAGCAGGCCTGCGTGCGTAACAGTGCCGAAGAATGCGCCCCGGTGCTGATCGGCCTGTTGCAACGCTACGCCATCGACAACGCCCACTTCAGCGAACACCCCTTCCAGCGCGCCGCGCCCACCGGCAAACGCATCGCCGTGGTCGGTGCCGGGCCTGCCGGACTGGCCTGCGCCCATCGCAGTGCGTTACACGGCCATGACGTGGTGATCTTCGAAGCCCGGGAAAAAGCCGGCGGCCTGAATGAATACGGAATCGCCAAATACAAACTGGTGGACGACTTTGCGCAGAAGGAGCTGGATTTCCTCTTGCAGATCGGCGGTATCGAGATCCGCCACGGCCAGCGCCTGGGGGACAACCTCACGTTGAGCGAACTGCACCAGCAATTCGATGCGGTGTTCCTCGGCCTCGGCCTTGCCGCCAGCAAACAACTCGGTTTGGCCAATGAAGACGCGCCTGGCCTGCTCGCCGCCACCGACTATATCCGCGAACTGCGCCAGGCCGATGACCTCACCCAACTGCCCCTGGCCGATCGCTGCATCGTGCTCGGCGCGGGCAATACCGCCATCGACATGGCCGTGCAAATGGCCCGCCTCGGCGCCCGCGATGTGAACCTCGTATACCGCCGCGGCCTGGCGGACATGGGCGCCACCCACCACGAACAGGCTATCGCCAAGGCCAATCAGGTGCGCCTGCTGACCTGGGCCCAGCCCGAAGCCGTGTTGCTGGATGACCTGGGTCATGTACGCGGCATGCGCTTCCTGCGCACGCGCATGGAAAATGGCCGCCTGCACCCCACCGGTGAAACCTTCGAGCTGGCCGCCGATGCAATCTTCAAGGCCATCGGCCAGGGTTTCGACAACGAGGCGCTGCACGACCCGCTGGCCGAGCAACTGCATCGGGTCGGCGAGCGCATTTTCGTCGACGAACAGCTGCGCACCAGTATTCCTGGGGTGTACGCCGGTGGCGATTGCGTCAGCCTCGGCCAGGACCTCACCGTGCAGGCGGTGCAACACGGCAAGCTGGCCGCTGAAGCCATGCACGCCCAACTCATGCTGACTGTGGAGGCTGCGTAA
- the preA gene encoding NAD-dependent dihydropyrimidine dehydrogenase subunit PreA produces MADLSIVFAGIKAPNPFWLASAPPTDKAYNVVRAFEAGWGGVVWKTLGEDPAAVNVSSRYSAHYGANREVLGINNIELITDRSLEINLREITQVKKDWPDRALIVSLMVPCVEESWKNILPLVEATGCDGIELNFGCPHGMPERGMGAAVGQVPEYVEQVTRWCKTYCSLPVIVKLTPNITDIRVAARAAYRGGADAVSLINTINSITSVDLERMVALPVVGTQSTHGGYCGSAVKPIALNMVAEIARDPQTQGLPICGIGGIGNWRDAAEFVALGCGAVQVCTAAMLHGFRIVEEMKDGLSRWMDSQGYQNLQAFSGRAVGNTTDWKYLDINYQVIAKIDQAACIGCGRCHIACEDTSHQAIASLKQADGTHKYEVIDDECVGCNLCQITCPVADCIEMVPMDTGKPFLNWTQDPRNPYREAV; encoded by the coding sequence ATGGCCGATCTCTCGATTGTGTTCGCCGGTATCAAAGCCCCCAACCCGTTCTGGCTGGCCTCCGCGCCGCCCACCGACAAGGCCTACAACGTGGTCCGCGCCTTCGAAGCCGGCTGGGGCGGCGTGGTGTGGAAAACCCTCGGCGAAGACCCGGCGGCGGTCAACGTGTCATCCCGCTACTCGGCGCACTATGGCGCCAACCGGGAAGTACTGGGCATCAACAATATCGAGTTGATCACCGATCGCTCCCTGGAAATCAACCTGCGGGAAATCACCCAGGTGAAAAAGGACTGGCCCGACCGTGCGCTGATCGTGTCGCTGATGGTGCCGTGCGTCGAGGAATCCTGGAAAAACATCCTGCCGCTGGTTGAAGCCACCGGCTGCGACGGTATCGAGCTGAACTTCGGCTGCCCCCACGGCATGCCCGAACGCGGCATGGGCGCGGCGGTGGGCCAGGTGCCGGAGTATGTGGAACAGGTGACGCGCTGGTGCAAGACCTACTGCTCGCTGCCGGTGATCGTCAAGCTCACGCCGAACATCACCGACATCCGCGTGGCGGCGCGGGCGGCGTATCGGGGCGGTGCGGATGCGGTGTCGCTGATCAACACCATCAACTCCATCACCAGCGTGGACCTGGAGCGCATGGTCGCCCTGCCGGTAGTCGGCACCCAGAGCACCCACGGCGGCTACTGCGGTTCGGCGGTGAAGCCGATTGCGCTGAACATGGTCGCCGAAATCGCCCGCGACCCGCAGACCCAGGGCCTGCCGATCTGCGGTATTGGCGGCATCGGCAACTGGCGCGATGCGGCGGAGTTCGTCGCCCTGGGCTGCGGTGCGGTGCAGGTGTGCACGGCGGCGATGCTGCATGGGTTTCGGATTGTGGAAGAGATGAAAGACGGGCTGTCGCGCTGGATGGACAGTCAGGGCTACCAGAACTTGCAGGCTTTTTCCGGGCGGGCAGTGGGCAACACGACGGATTGGAAGTACCTGGATATCAACTACCAGGTGATCGCCAAGATCGATCAGGCCGCCTGCATTGGCTGCGGGCGTTGCCATATCGCTTGCGAAGACACCTCGCACCAGGCCATCGCCAGTTTGAAACAGGCGGATGGCACACATAAATATGAGGTGATCGATGACGAGTGCGTGGGCTGCAACCTGTGCCAGATCACCTGCCCGGTGGCCGATTGCATCGAGATGGTGCCGATGGATACCGGCAAGCCGTTTTTGAATTGGACGCAGGACCCGCGGAACCCCTATCGGGAGGCTGTCTAA
- the hydA gene encoding dihydropyrimidinase: MSLLIRGATVITHDESYRADVLCADGLIRAIGTNLDIPAGTELLDGSGQYLMPGGIDPHTHMQLPFMGTVASEDFFSGTAAGLAGGTTSIIDFVIPNPQQSLLEAFHQWRGWAEKSSSDYGFHVAITWWSEQVREEMAELVSHHGINSFKHFMAYKNAIMAADDTLVASFERCLELGAVPTVHAENGELVYHLQRKLMAQGITGPEAHPLSRPSQVEGEAASRAIRIAETLGTPLYLVHVSTKEALDEITYARAKGQPVYGEVLAGHLLLDDSVYQHPDWQTAAGYVMSPPFRPRGHQDALWHGLQSGNLHTTATDHCCFCAEQKAAGRDDFSKIPNGTAGIEDRMALLWDEGVNTGRLSMQEFVALTSTNTAKIFNLYPRKGAIRVGADADLVLWDPQGTRTISAKTHHQQVDFNIFEGKTVRGVPSHTISQGKLVWADGDLRAERGAGRYVERPAYPPVFEQLSKRAEHSRPVAVKR; this comes from the coding sequence ATGTCGCTGTTGATCCGTGGCGCCACCGTTATTACCCATGATGAAAGTTACCGCGCCGATGTGTTGTGCGCAGACGGTCTAATCCGGGCTATTGGTACGAACCTGGATATACCCGCCGGCACTGAACTACTCGATGGCAGCGGCCAATACTTGATGCCCGGCGGCATCGACCCCCATACCCATATGCAACTGCCCTTCATGGGCACCGTGGCCAGTGAAGACTTTTTCAGTGGTACGGCGGCGGGCCTGGCGGGGGGCACCACGTCGATCATCGATTTCGTGATTCCCAACCCGCAGCAATCCTTGCTGGAGGCGTTTCACCAGTGGCGCGGCTGGGCGGAAAAGTCCTCCTCTGACTATGGCTTCCATGTGGCGATCACCTGGTGGAGCGAGCAGGTGCGCGAGGAAATGGCCGAGCTGGTCAGCCACCACGGCATCAACAGCTTCAAGCATTTCATGGCCTACAAGAACGCGATCATGGCGGCGGATGACACCCTGGTCGCCAGCTTCGAGCGCTGCCTGGAATTGGGCGCGGTGCCCACCGTGCACGCGGAAAACGGCGAGCTGGTGTATCACCTGCAACGCAAGCTGATGGCCCAGGGCATCACCGGGCCGGAAGCGCACCCGCTGTCGCGTCCGTCGCAAGTGGAAGGCGAAGCGGCCAGCCGCGCGATCCGCATCGCCGAGACCCTCGGCACGCCGTTGTACCTGGTGCACGTCTCCACCAAAGAAGCGCTGGATGAGATCACCTACGCCCGTGCCAAAGGCCAACCGGTCTACGGTGAAGTCCTCGCCGGTCACCTGTTGCTGGACGACAGCGTCTACCAGCACCCCGACTGGCAGACCGCCGCCGGCTACGTGATGAGCCCGCCGTTCCGCCCACGCGGGCACCAGGATGCACTGTGGCACGGCCTGCAATCAGGCAACCTGCACACCACCGCCACCGACCACTGCTGCTTCTGCGCCGAGCAAAAAGCTGCCGGGCGTGACGACTTCAGCAAGATCCCCAACGGCACCGCCGGTATCGAAGACCGCATGGCGCTGTTGTGGGACGAAGGCGTCAACACCGGGCGCCTGTCGATGCAGGAGTTCGTGGCGCTGACCTCCACCAACACCGCGAAAATCTTCAACCTCTACCCACGCAAAGGCGCGATACGCGTGGGTGCGGATGCCGACCTGGTGCTGTGGGACCCACAGGGCACGCGGACCATTTCGGCCAAGACCCATCACCAGCAGGTCGACTTCAACATCTTCGAAGGCAAGACCGTACGCGGCGTGCCCAGCCATACCATCAGCCAGGGCAAGCTGGTCTGGGCCGATGGCGACCTGCGCGCCGAGCGCGGGGCCGGGCGTTATGTGGAGCGGCCGGCGTATCCGCCGGTGTTCGAGCAGTTGAGCAAGCGGGCTGAGCATTCCAGGCCAGTAGCTGTGAAGCGCTGA
- a CDS encoding TetR/AcrR family transcriptional regulator, which produces MGNHKIGIRRVNVEKILLAAEKIFAEKGYGSTAMADIAEEVQLPRSNLHYYFTTKSELYSAVLFDLLEVWKQDALSFETFDDPRVVLSSYIRAKMQRSRTRPYGSKVWANEIIHGAPTLGEALDESLYDWAKMKEAKIRQWVEDKRILPVEPSSLLYMIWASTQHYADFDHQVKILNDHQPLSDMQFEKAIQTVTGVILRGIGLEP; this is translated from the coding sequence ATGGGCAATCACAAGATCGGAATTCGCCGGGTCAACGTCGAAAAAATCCTGCTGGCTGCGGAAAAAATCTTCGCCGAAAAAGGCTATGGCAGCACCGCCATGGCCGACATCGCTGAAGAAGTGCAACTGCCGCGCTCCAACCTGCATTACTACTTCACCACCAAGAGCGAGCTGTACAGCGCGGTGCTGTTCGACCTGCTGGAAGTGTGGAAGCAGGACGCCCTGAGCTTCGAGACCTTCGATGATCCCCGGGTGGTGCTGAGTAGCTACATCCGCGCCAAGATGCAGCGCTCGCGCACGCGGCCGTATGGTTCGAAAGTCTGGGCCAACGAAATCATCCACGGCGCGCCGACCCTGGGTGAGGCGCTGGATGAAAGCCTGTACGACTGGGCCAAGATGAAGGAAGCGAAGATTCGCCAGTGGGTGGAGGACAAGCGCATCCTGCCGGTGGAGCCGTCGAGCCTGCTGTACATGATCTGGGCCTCGACCCAGCACTATGCGGACTTTGATCACCAGGTGAAGATTTTGAATGATCACCAGCCGTTGTCGGATATGCAGTTCGAGAAGGCGATTCAGACGGTGACCGGTGTGATCTTGCGGGGGATTGGGTTGGAGCCTTGA